Below is a genomic region from bacterium.
GAAACATTCCCGCTTCGTGGCAAGCCGGTGAGTACGGATCCGAGACCTATCCCATGCTCCGCCCCGAACCCTGCGCGGGTTTCAAGGACATAGGACGATGGCGCGGTCGGATAAAAGACAGTCGGATACGTTTCCGGCGAGACGCTTTCCTTCATAGTGACTACCTGTCCTTGAGCATCAAGCCAGAAGATGTCGATGGGTACCTCCATATCCTTCATCCAGAAGCCATAGTTGCCCGCCAAGGCGAATGGAAAGAGCATTCCGTAACCATCGGGTATATCCGTACGGCCTCCCAGCCCTTTTTCTTGCGACGCGACGCTTTCCGCAACCTCGATTCGGAGCGGAACGCCGCCAAATACGCCTTGGGCGACAGGATTTCCGGTTTCCGGCGTTTCTATAGGTGTCTTATATGGCTGGGTAGCTAAAAGACACAGGACGACCCCTCCGAAAACAAGAACGGCTGGCGCGATATATCGGACATTCATAGAAAGTGCGGAAACGGCGAGATTCGAACTCGCGGAACCTTTCGGTTCACACGCTTTCCAAGCGTGCGCTTTAGACCACTCAGCCACGTTTCCATTTGGCGTAGACCGACTTAATACGCGTATTTGAAGAACCGAATACTTTCAAATACCGAGCGACCCCAGCTTCCCGGTATATATAGATATCAGTTCCTCTGCCAGTAATATGCGGTACAATCCCGAATTCTTCAAATATGGCCGCGACCTGAAAAATGAGTTCGGGAGACCTACTTGAGAATGTGAGTCCTATGTTCTTATAGGGCTTCCCTGCAACGATGTGTTTGTGTATGAAGATGCAACCATCCGTGTCTACGAGGCCCCGTACGCATGCACGTTTGTACTCTGAACTCCCTAATATCCATCTCGGTATGCGGAGTCCTTGAGCCAGCTTGTCCCCACGCTTGAGCCCTTTCGACACGAGAAAGTCGACTACGGAAACGCTGCTTACGAGTATCCTTAGGGCATTCCTCGTCTTATACCTGAACTGCGTGGGCGTGACCGCGAATAGGGCTCGTATGAGATGACGGACATGCCGAGCGAACGCGATATCCTTAACGGCATTAAGGGTTATATTTGCCTGCCAGGGATTATTGATACCGCCATCGCCCAGCATTATTCCGAAAAACTCAGCTAGAAATACAGAGGACTCCGGCAAACGAGCCGGTTTGCGATTGCTTTTCTTTGGATAACTCAAGGAAGTTACATTCCCCATCCGGATATTATATCTGGGCAAAGTCGAAGGCGGCCGAGGGCCGCCTTCCGGCGAGGATATGGAATCATTCCTCGTCTTTTTGCTTTTTCTTCTTCACACAGCACCTGCAGTGCCCCGGGCGCCGCATATCGCTGCGCTTACGAACCACTACATACGCCTCGTGTTGGCGCTGTGGCGGCGCGGTTGTCACCCCACCATTATCAAACCAGTTCTTGAACGCGTCCGGCCCGAGATGCCCGTCAGGGAAATCAAGTCGGTCGAGTCTCCGAAAAGTGGTCTGTAACGGTCTACGCATGCATGCCCCCAAATAAAGGAAAGCAGGCCGGAACAAAGGCCTGCCGACTATAGTGGCGCAACGAAGAGTATTGTCAACGAGTTCCCAACAGGGCCTTGATACGGTCCTCAATCGGCGGGTGCGTCGAGAAGAGCTTCGAGAACCAGGACTGCCCCGCCTTGGCACCGAACGGTTCGCCGATAAAAAGATGCGCGGTGGCGAGATTTGCGCTTCGCATCGGTTTTCCATAGCTGCCGATCTTCCGGAGCGCCGAAGCAAGTCCTTCCGGATAACGGGTCAGGAGGGCGCCCGAAGCGTCCGCAAGATATTCCCTGCGGCGCGAGACCGCAAGCTCGATGAGCTTCGCGGCAAGGGGCGCGAGCACAGCCGCGGCAACAGCAAAGACAATAAGGATGAGTCCGGCGTTCCCGTTCTCCCTGTCGCTCCGGCCGCCCCCGAACATAGACACTCTGAGGAACATATCCGCGAGGATTGCGACGAATCCCGCAAGCACCACAGCCACGGTCATGAGCAGAATGTCCCTGTTGCGGATATGCGAGAGCTCGTGCGCGATAACGCCTTCGAGTTCGGGCCTCGTGAGCATAGAGAGGAGGCCCGTGGTCGCGGTCACGACCGCGTGTTTCTCGTCGCGCCCCGTAGCGAAGGCATTTGGCGCCGGGTCGTCTATCACGTAGAGCTTCGGGGCCTGCATCCCGGCCGTTATCGCGAGGTTCTCGGTGACGGTATAGAAATCGAAGAACTCTTCCCTTTTCGCGGGCCGCGCCTTGGTCATGGAAAGCACGAGGGAGTCCGAAAACCAGTAGCTGTAGAAGTTCATGCCGAGCGCAAGCGCCACGGCGATATAGAGGATGCCAGAAGATTGGTAGTACCAGGATGCCCCGAATCCGATAGCAACGACCACGAGGAGGAACCCGAACATGAGGGCCCAGGTACGGCGTATATTCGCGCCCTTTTCTTGGTATAGGTTCATGTATTGACAATTATAGTACACTAAGATATAGTTTCAACTGGCCCTTTGGAGGATCTATATCAATGGCTAGGAATCGCGCAATGGAATACGACGATCTCCGCGACATCTTGACCCACTCGCAGACCATTCTGCTCACGGCCGCCGTTCTCGGGTTCGCTATGGTCGCCCTTCCGCTGTTGTGCGGAGTGGGGGCTATCGACTTCTCGCCGCTCGGCTCCGAGGAGCATGGGATGACCTCGCTCGGTCTCTGGTCGCTCAAGCTCGGAGGCCCGCTCGGGTCCATCTGCTTCATAACCTACTGGTTTCGCCGAGGCCCGAACTGACGGCCTTCGCTTGTCCCCAACGACCCCACCCGAAAGAAGGCGGGGCGTTTTGTTTTATACCCCTTCTCTTTTCAGCCTTTCATCGACCATTCCGATCTCATGATCGATGCCCTGGATAAGCTCGTACTTTCCCGCTTCTTCCGCCGTCACCCACGCATACTCGGTCGCATCCTCGTCGAGCGCCACTTCCCCGCTCGCATAGCGGCAGTAGAAGCTGAGGACAATGCACGGCGTACCGTCGGGGCGGATGAACGCGACATCGAGAAGATACTCGATGCTATCGACCTCCACGCCGACTTCTTCCGTAATTTCCCGGCGCAGCGTCTTTTCAATCGCGTTGTACCATTGCGGGCTTTCGCTATTCTGATACGTCGGTTCCGCACTCATATAATCCTGCACTTCAAGTCCCCCGCCCGGCACCGTCCATTTGTTCGGCCAGGCTTTCTTCGTGGGCGAACGCTTCGTAACGAGGTAACGATATACACCGTCCTCCCCCTTCTTCCAGATAATACCTGTCACCGCGATGCGGTGCAGTTCGTTGCTGTTTGGCGCGGGGCCCGCCATAGGTTTAGAACTGCACCTTTATCGGCTCCTTGGCTGCCGCATCCCCGGCGGAAAGCTCGAAGAAATCGCGGGACGTGAAGTGGAAGGCGGGGCCGATGATATTGCCCGGGAACTGTTCGAGCTTCGTGTTGAGTTCCTGCACGGTCGAGTTATAGAAGCGGCGGGACGCCTGGATCTTGTCCTCGGTGTCGGAGAGTTCCCGCTGAAGTTCGAGGAAGCTGGCGTTCGCCTTGAGCTCCGGATACGCCTCGGCGACCGCGAAGAGGGACTTCAGAGTGCTCGTAAGCTGGTTCTCGGCCGCAAGCTTCTCCGCGGGCGCCGTTGCGCCCATTGCGGCGGCCCGCGCCTTGGTCACGTTCTCAAACGCGCTCGTCTCATGTTTGGCATACCCCTTTACGGTCTCGACGAGGTTCGGGATGAGGTCGTAGCGGCGCTTCAGCTGTACGTCGATGTCGGAGAGCGCTTCCTTCGCGCGGTTGGTAAGGATGACGAAACGGTTGAAGGCGTAGACGATCCAGATGATACCGAGAACTATAATGGCGAGAATGACGGTAAGTACGGTGCTCATGATGTGGCTTAAGAGGAATAAGCTCCCCGGTTAGTACGCTCCTTAGTATAGGAAATTGCGGGAAATGCACAAATCGTATTGGAATTTATCCCGTTCCGATATACTGGCAGCATATCGTACCAGGATATAATAAGGATATGTTACACAACACTGACGATTACATTCCCGAACACAGAGCCGAGTACGAAATCCTAGAGGAAATCTCGGCCCAGCTTCATAATATCCGCATGAATGTATCCGCTATTTCGTGGATACTTCCCATTCTCGGTATTATCGCCCTGGTGCATTTCTGGTAGTCGCTTAGTCAATGCTCATGCAGGAGAGATATATTACCAGGCGCTTGCCCCATGCCAGTGGACGGAAAAACGGATATGCTCGAAATGTTTTATTTCCAGTTTTAACAAAATAATAATAAACCTTTTCTTTCCTAACTGGTACATGGCCAGTGCCATCATGAAAGGGAAAAATCTCTGCTGGGTACTCTGGCTGAAGCAAATGTCCATGTACTATTGGCCTGTCTTCTTTCTCATAGACATCTCCGTCCCATGTTTTATATCCATACGTGCGAACCCCTACCGGAACCATTCCCACATTCCTTACGGAAAGCCTGTTCGTGAGATTCGAATCAATCTCATTGAGATCGAAGAATGACCATTCGATAATGAGCTTTTTCCACCAACCCCAATCAGGAAAAGCCGCCCTTAGTCCTGCCACTAATACTGCTATTGCACTTCCAACTACGAAGCAGACCAGGAGAAAATATAATGCGAGATACAGCCATTCTCCGGCGGCCATAGCCGTTCTTATTTGCTCAAACATATTGGCAGTACCGTCTCTGAAAGCCGTATAGAACGGTAGTTCTCCCATTCATGAAAGTATATCCCAAATACCCTAATTACCCGCGACAAGGGGATTAAGTACCAAATTGTTCCGCAGCTTTGGACCGCCTCCGGTTGCTACGCAGGGTATCAGAGCATCGCCGCCTACGTCGCGTTCGTGCGGGCCATAAAACAACAGCATTCCGACAAAATTTCTGATTTTTAGACCAACAAGCGAAATGGAGCAAGGCCCCGAGCGATCGGGGCCTTGTTTCTTTTCCGGCGAAGGCATAGATTGCTTGCACGCGCCCCAGGAAAGGCGCAAACGAGAGGCTCTGCGGAGCCAAGGAGGTCTTTGATGAAAGTAACCATTTGCACCGACATCGCCAACGGCTACGGCTGGCCCAAGGAACGTCAGATATCGGATCGCACCTATCGGAACTTATCGGTCGCCGCCTTGCGGTCTCGCCGAAAAATCAGGGAAATGAATCTTGAGCTTATCGACGTGATAAGGCTGATCCGGTTCGAAATTCGACACCAGTCCGGCGTACAATACGACCACATCCTGTAGATCAAGGTCGCGTTATCGCTTGAAGAGAAACGGCAGTTCGAAGAAACAACGACTATCCGTTGCAATCCGGAATCCGGTGCATTCGAACGGGACGTAGTCGAAGCGATCGTCACCCTCGTTCGGATAAATGTCAGAAAAATGCGGTCTATGTATCAGCAATTTGTGTTGATGGTTCCCGCAATGTCAGAAGTGTAAACGCAACAAGGCCCGGTCACCCCGGGCCTTGGTTCTTTTCCGGCGAAGATTCCTAATAGTCCATCCCGCCCATGCCCGGAGCATCCTCACCCTTCTTGGGTTCCGGGATATCGGCAACAGCGGCTTCGGTCGTGAGGAGAATCGCGGCGGCGGACACCGCGTTCTCGATCGCCATGCGCGGCATTTTGGCCGGATCGACGATTCCCGCGGCAAGCATGTCTTCCACGATCTCGTCTTTCATCGCATCGTACCCGGCATTCGCTTTTCCGCCTTGCACCTTGGAAACGATCATCGATACGTCGTCCTTCCCGGCATTAAGCGCGATCTGCCGGAGCGGCATCTCAAGCGCGCGCACGACGATCTCGTACCCGGCCTTTTCATCCGCGCTCATTTTCGCCGAGGATGCGCCGAGCTTCTTTGAAAGCTTCGCGAGCGCGGTGCCGCCTCCTGCGACGATTCCCTCTTCGATCGAGGCTTTCGTGGCCTTCACCGCGTCGTCAATCTTGTCCTTGAGGTATTTCATCTCGGTCTCGGTCGCGGCCCCGACGGAAATGACGGCCACGCCGCCGCCAAGCTTCGCGATGCGCTCCTCGAGCTTCTCCGTGTCGAACTTAGACTCGCTCATCTCGGCCTGCGCCTTAAGCTGCGACACTCTTGACTCGATATCGGCTTTCTTACCCTTGCCGCCGACAATAGTCGTCGAGTCCTTGGTAGCGACGACGCGGTTTGCGCGGCCGAGCATGCCCAGGGTCGCGCTCTCGAAGGTGAGGCCGGTATCGGCCGAAATTACCTGGCCGCCGACCACTGTGGCGATATCCGCGAGCATTTCCTTCTTCTTGTCG
It encodes:
- a CDS encoding DUF192 domain-containing protein, translated to MNVRYIAPAVLVFGGVVLCLLATQPYKTPIETPETGNPVAQGVFGGVPLRIEVAESVASQEKGLGGRTDIPDGYGMLFPFALAGNYGFWMKDMEVPIDIFWLDAQGQVVTMKESVSPETYPTVFYPTAPSSYVLETRAGFGAEHGIGLGSVLTGLPRSGNVSR
- a CDS encoding LAGLIDADG family homing endonuclease encodes the protein MGNVTSLSYPKKSNRKPARLPESSVFLAEFFGIMLGDGGINNPWQANITLNAVKDIAFARHVRHLIRALFAVTPTQFRYKTRNALRILVSSVSVVDFLVSKGLKRGDKLAQGLRIPRWILGSSEYKRACVRGLVDTDGCIFIHKHIVAGKPYKNIGLTFSSRSPELIFQVAAIFEEFGIVPHITGRGTDIYIYREAGVARYLKVFGSSNTRIKSVYAKWKRG
- a CDS encoding M48 family metallopeptidase; this translates as MNLYQEKGANIRRTWALMFGFLLVVVAIGFGASWYYQSSGILYIAVALALGMNFYSYWFSDSLVLSMTKARPAKREEFFDFYTVTENLAITAGMQAPKLYVIDDPAPNAFATGRDEKHAVVTATTGLLSMLTRPELEGVIAHELSHIRNRDILLMTVAVVLAGFVAILADMFLRVSMFGGGRSDRENGNAGLILIVFAVAAAVLAPLAAKLIELAVSRRREYLADASGALLTRYPEGLASALRKIGSYGKPMRSANLATAHLFIGEPFGAKAGQSWFSKLFSTHPPIEDRIKALLGTR
- a CDS encoding NUDIX domain-containing protein — protein: MAGPAPNSNELHRIAVTGIIWKKGEDGVYRYLVTKRSPTKKAWPNKWTVPGGGLEVQDYMSAEPTYQNSESPQWYNAIEKTLRREITEEVGVEVDSIEYLLDVAFIRPDGTPCIVLSFYCRYASGEVALDEDATEYAWVTAEEAGKYELIQGIDHEIGMVDERLKREGV
- a CDS encoding LemA family protein produces the protein MSTVLTVILAIIVLGIIWIVYAFNRFVILTNRAKEALSDIDVQLKRRYDLIPNLVETVKGYAKHETSAFENVTKARAAAMGATAPAEKLAAENQLTSTLKSLFAVAEAYPELKANASFLELQRELSDTEDKIQASRRFYNSTVQELNTKLEQFPGNIIGPAFHFTSRDFFELSAGDAAAKEPIKVQF